The following are from one region of the Methanoculleus caldifontis genome:
- a CDS encoding sensor histidine kinase has translation MAAKRAARPSLPFMVYLLLAIVLAMGPVVCLISCIDYIGVQQGLEANAEEFREQTEYGAILSLSLVDAGLKLFDGTLDREMEEAFGPVLAEYERTGGDPARMDLLRVKEALGGGMDVYIINESGVIEYTTYLPDLGCDFREYPSFYDRITEIRLGETFAADRVVAGIATGEFRKYAYLPSPDHRYLFELGLAESEFRRYRTTLKYGDAVRDLVNLNPGIREIRIFDCMGTRVTGKAHPDDDHRLLLVRQAYREKTTLEEVNATAGELTRYLFVDLSDSDYASDMSMIVELTYSTKAADEKIADLFARQVGVLLVGFVLISCLSAFAVHVLARPVRNLVEDVDAVARGDLSHPIRVDGSEEFVRLGESVSAMVGALKETMQKLRASEEEIIRRSHTLEEEVRERTADLEESNRMATLFLDIMRHDINNANNVANLYSDLLLTEIEGQPEAELLRKAKIGLAKSIEIVRNVNTIQHIQGGLLSPSPVDLDLVIRREIEQSPGARIAYTGSTAVVLADDLLSEVFANLIGNAVKFGGPEIGIAIRVEEHGEEVVISVEDDGPGIPDAVKPRLFDRLSRGTHRAAGTGLGLYICRMLVERYGGRIWAEDRVEGRPECGAAIRFTLRKAGAGGGR, from the coding sequence ATGGCGGCAAAGAGAGCGGCACGGCCCTCGCTCCCGTTCATGGTCTACCTCCTGCTTGCCATCGTGCTCGCGATGGGCCCCGTCGTCTGCCTGATCTCGTGTATCGACTACATCGGGGTCCAGCAGGGGCTGGAGGCAAATGCCGAAGAATTTCGTGAACAGACCGAATACGGTGCCATCCTCTCCCTGAGCCTCGTCGATGCGGGGTTGAAACTCTTCGACGGCACCCTGGACCGCGAGATGGAGGAGGCATTCGGTCCCGTCCTCGCCGAATACGAGCGGACGGGAGGTGACCCGGCCCGGATGGACCTTCTCCGGGTCAAGGAGGCGCTCGGGGGCGGGATGGACGTGTATATCATCAACGAGAGCGGCGTCATCGAGTACACCACTTATCTCCCCGATCTGGGATGCGACTTCAGGGAATACCCATCCTTTTACGACCGCATCACGGAGATCCGGCTCGGCGAGACCTTCGCGGCCGACAGGGTCGTTGCCGGGATCGCCACCGGGGAGTTCCGGAAGTACGCGTATCTCCCCTCACCCGACCACCGCTATCTCTTCGAGCTCGGCCTTGCGGAGTCAGAGTTCCGGCGGTACCGTACGACGCTGAAATACGGCGACGCGGTCAGGGATCTGGTGAACCTGAATCCGGGGATCCGGGAGATCCGGATCTTCGACTGTATGGGCACCCGGGTTACCGGCAAGGCACATCCCGACGACGATCACCGACTCTTGCTGGTGCGGCAGGCGTACCGCGAGAAGACCACGCTTGAGGAGGTGAACGCCACCGCGGGTGAACTGACCCGGTATCTCTTCGTCGATCTCTCGGATAGTGATTATGCGTCGGATATGAGCATGATCGTTGAGCTGACCTACTCCACGAAGGCCGCAGATGAGAAGATCGCGGATCTGTTTGCCCGGCAGGTCGGGGTTCTCCTCGTCGGATTCGTTCTCATCAGTTGCCTCTCCGCCTTCGCCGTGCATGTCCTTGCGCGGCCGGTGCGCAACCTCGTCGAGGACGTCGATGCCGTCGCGCGGGGCGACCTCTCCCACCCCATCAGAGTGGACGGGAGCGAGGAGTTCGTACGCCTCGGTGAGAGCGTCTCGGCGATGGTTGGAGCCCTGAAGGAGACGATGCAGAAACTCCGGGCGTCGGAGGAGGAGATTATCCGGCGCAGCCATACCCTCGAAGAGGAGGTCCGGGAGCGGACGGCCGATCTCGAGGAGTCGAACCGCATGGCGACCCTCTTCCTCGACATCATGCGGCACGACATCAACAACGCGAACAACGTCGCAAACCTCTACTCCGACCTCCTCCTTACAGAGATCGAGGGGCAGCCCGAAGCCGAGCTGCTCCGGAAGGCAAAGATCGGGCTCGCAAAGAGCATCGAGATCGTCCGGAACGTCAACACCATTCAGCACATCCAGGGGGGCCTGCTGTCGCCCAGTCCGGTCGATCTCGACCTGGTCATCAGGCGCGAGATCGAGCAGTCTCCCGGCGCGAGGATCGCCTATACGGGCAGCACCGCCGTCGTCCTCGCCGACGACCTCCTCTCGGAGGTCTTTGCAAACCTCATCGGCAACGCCGTCAAGTTCGGGGGCCCGGAGATCGGGATCGCCATCCGGGTCGAGGAGCACGGGGAGGAGGTCGTCATCTCCGTTGAGGATGACGGGCCGGGCATCCCCGATGCCGTGAAGCCGCGGCTCTTCGACCGGCTGAGCCGGGGAACCCACCGGGCGGCGGGGACCGGGCTCGGCCTCTACATCTGCCGGATGCTCGTCGAACGATACGGCGGAAGGATATGGGCAGAGGACCGGGTGGAAGGCCGGCCGGAGTGCGGGGCGGCCATCAGGTTCACGCTCCGGAAGGCCGGGGCGGGAGGTGGCCGGTGA
- a CDS encoding YwbE family protein, with protein MNGQNRAAIRPGMTVDIMLKQDQKTGKRTRGIVAEILTNSSFHPHGIKVRLQNGQVGRVQEIVG; from the coding sequence ATGAACGGACAGAACCGGGCCGCCATCCGCCCCGGGATGACGGTGGATATCATGCTCAAACAGGATCAGAAGACCGGGAAGCGCACCCGCGGAATCGTCGCCGAGATCCTGACGAACTCATCGTTTCACCCGCACGGGATCAAGGTCCGGCTCCAGAACGGCCAGGTCGGCCGGGTGCAGGAGATCGTCGGGTGA
- a CDS encoding sensor histidine kinase — translation MTLLGSSGGGPRHFGTYLALAMILITLPVIGLIAVLDYQQVEAELIAGNDLLREQTEKSVVQSLRLVDAGLGLLDATLDRRMQEGFGPVLAEYERAGRDPGAMDLSRVQKEIGGEMDIYVINASGVIEYTTYSPDLGLDFRQIPYFYDRITALRLGDAFETDRVVTEPAGGVLRKYAYMPSPDHRYLFELGLVCSVADPDRHDPRYQALKEDLMQLNPALAGIRIFDCYGRVINVTDSEDPVGPAALNPVALEVFERKEGRTLADPAAGTITRYIFVDLSDPRYPSDTSRVVELTYTTAPLDARLAEMRFGHAFVVLLSSLIACCIAVPVSRRITRPVREIVDDVNQIARGDLDHRIRISTGTEFARLESSIGAMVDSLKENIRRLRESEETSRQYSTLLEDQVRERTADLEESNRAAALFLDIMVHDINNANTIAIGYTRLLIETLEGERREMAEKMLSRLDQSSGIIGCVATLRKVRESGEALTRVDLDRVIRTQAADHPTIRYEGRPATVLADGLIAEVFANLIGNAVKFGGPGVEVAIRVEERGEEIVVSVEDTGPGIPDAVKSGAFRRFGKGEGSLAGAGLGLYICRMLVERYGGRIWVEDRVEGRPDLGAAIRFTLRKVPEE, via the coding sequence GTGACCCTGTTGGGCAGCAGCGGGGGCGGGCCCCGGCATTTCGGCACGTATCTCGCGCTCGCCATGATCCTGATCACGCTCCCGGTGATCGGCCTCATCGCGGTGCTGGACTATCAGCAGGTCGAGGCGGAGCTGATCGCCGGAAACGACCTGCTCCGGGAACAGACGGAGAAGAGCGTCGTTCAGTCGTTACGTCTTGTGGATGCGGGGCTGGGGCTTCTTGACGCCACGCTGGACCGCCGGATGCAGGAGGGGTTCGGCCCGGTCCTTGCCGAGTACGAACGGGCAGGCAGGGATCCGGGTGCCATGGACCTCTCCCGCGTCCAGAAGGAGATCGGTGGGGAGATGGATATCTACGTCATCAACGCGTCGGGCGTCATCGAGTATACCACCTACTCTCCCGATCTCGGTCTCGATTTCCGGCAGATCCCCTACTTCTACGACCGGATCACGGCTCTCCGGCTCGGCGATGCTTTCGAGACGGATCGCGTCGTGACGGAGCCGGCGGGGGGGGTGTTACGGAAGTACGCATACATGCCCTCCCCCGACCATCGCTACCTCTTTGAGCTCGGCCTCGTCTGCAGCGTGGCCGACCCCGACCGTCACGACCCCCGGTACCAGGCCTTAAAGGAGGATCTCATGCAGTTGAACCCGGCACTTGCGGGGATCCGGATCTTCGACTGCTACGGGAGGGTCATCAACGTGACGGATTCGGAAGATCCTGTCGGGCCTGCAGCCTTAAACCCGGTCGCCCTGGAGGTCTTTGAGAGGAAGGAGGGGAGGACGCTGGCGGATCCGGCTGCCGGGACGATCACCCGATACATCTTTGTCGATCTCTCCGATCCCCGGTATCCCTCCGACACGAGCCGGGTCGTCGAGCTGACCTATACCACCGCTCCCCTCGACGCCCGGCTCGCGGAGATGCGCTTTGGCCATGCCTTCGTCGTCCTCCTCTCGAGCCTGATCGCCTGCTGCATCGCGGTCCCGGTCTCGCGGCGGATCACCCGGCCGGTGCGGGAGATCGTCGACGACGTCAACCAGATCGCCCGCGGGGACCTCGATCATCGGATCCGCATATCCACGGGGACCGAGTTCGCCCGTCTGGAGAGCAGCATCGGGGCCATGGTCGACTCCCTCAAAGAGAATATCAGGCGTCTCCGGGAGTCGGAGGAGACCTCCCGGCAGTACAGCACCCTGCTCGAGGACCAGGTCCGGGAGCGGACGGCCGACCTGGAGGAGTCGAACCGCGCGGCCGCACTCTTCCTCGATATCATGGTCCATGACATCAACAACGCGAACACCATCGCCATCGGGTATACGCGGCTGCTCATCGAGACACTCGAGGGCGAGCGGCGGGAGATGGCCGAGAAGATGCTCTCGCGGCTGGACCAGAGTTCGGGGATCATCGGCTGCGTCGCCACGCTGCGGAAGGTCCGTGAGAGCGGGGAGGCACTGACGCGGGTGGACCTCGATCGGGTGATCCGGACGCAGGCGGCGGATCACCCCACGATCCGGTACGAGGGCCGGCCGGCCACGGTCCTCGCCGACGGGCTGATTGCCGAGGTCTTCGCGAACCTCATCGGGAACGCCGTCAAGTTCGGGGGGCCGGGGGTCGAGGTCGCCATCCGGGTCGAGGAGCGGGGCGAGGAGATCGTGGTCTCGGTCGAGGATACCGGGCCGGGGATCCCCGACGCGGTCAAGAGCGGCGCGTTCCGCCGGTTCGGGAAGGGGGAGGGGTCGCTCGCCGGCGCAGGCCTCGGCCTCTACATCTGCCGGATGCTTGTCGAGCGCTACGGCGGAAGGATCTGGGTGGAGGACCGGGTGGAGGGCCGGCCGGACCTGGGTGCAGCCATCCGGTTCACGCTCCGGAAGGTCCCGGAGGAGTAG
- the lysS gene encoding lysine--tRNA ligase translates to MSDTDRLCFDTTKIDKLQELRERGVTLYPYTFERKDTVTGIKERFSGIGHDKSEEEVSTAGRVYVVRQHGKTIFADMGDSDGRLQLYLRKNDLGEEQFDLFRQYVDAGDIIGVVGHVFRTKMGEITIWVDRFELLTKSVCPLPEKFHGLKNVETRYRQRYLDLIMNEESRETFRTRSRIISLLRQFLFEREYLEFETPTLQPIYGGANARPFTTHHNALDQKLYLRIAPELYLKRLVVGGFDRVFEIAKNFRNEDIDTNHNPEFSMVEIYEAYRDYNDMMDLTEEIFSYLAETIHGKPVCSFAGQELDFTRPWRRLSMEEAVREYAGIDINAMSLEELRAFGLERCVEGCESATTRGEYLVLFFEHFGEKQLVQPTFVYDFPVENSPLAKKHRSKEGMTERFELFIAGMEMANGFSELNDPLDQKARLELQDAKRQRGDLEAQMVDYDFINALGYGMPPTGGVGIGIDRLVMLLTGKDSIKEVLLFPQMRTPVSGSNGSEPEQDGGEE, encoded by the coding sequence ATGAGTGATACTGATCGTCTCTGCTTTGACACGACAAAGATCGATAAACTGCAGGAACTGCGCGAGCGCGGGGTGACGCTGTACCCCTACACCTTCGAGCGAAAGGATACCGTCACGGGGATCAAGGAACGGTTCTCCGGGATCGGGCACGATAAAAGCGAGGAGGAGGTCAGCACCGCCGGCCGCGTCTACGTCGTCCGCCAGCACGGCAAGACGATCTTTGCGGACATGGGGGACTCGGACGGCAGGCTCCAGCTCTACCTCAGGAAGAACGATCTCGGCGAGGAGCAGTTCGACCTCTTCCGGCAGTACGTCGACGCCGGGGACATCATCGGCGTCGTCGGCCACGTCTTCCGGACGAAGATGGGCGAGATCACGATCTGGGTCGACCGGTTCGAACTCCTGACGAAGTCGGTCTGCCCGCTCCCGGAGAAGTTCCACGGGCTCAAGAACGTCGAGACCCGCTACCGGCAGCGCTACCTCGACCTGATCATGAACGAGGAGAGCCGCGAGACCTTCCGGACCCGGAGCAGGATCATATCGCTCCTGCGGCAGTTCCTCTTCGAGCGGGAGTACCTGGAGTTCGAGACGCCCACCCTGCAGCCGATCTACGGCGGCGCGAACGCCCGGCCGTTCACCACTCACCACAACGCTCTCGACCAGAAACTCTACCTCCGGATCGCGCCGGAACTCTACCTCAAGCGCCTCGTCGTCGGCGGGTTCGACAGGGTCTTTGAGATCGCAAAGAACTTCAGGAACGAGGACATCGACACCAACCACAACCCGGAGTTCTCGATGGTGGAGATCTACGAGGCCTACCGGGACTACAACGACATGATGGACCTCACCGAGGAGATCTTCTCCTACCTCGCAGAGACGATACACGGAAAGCCCGTATGCTCGTTTGCCGGGCAGGAACTTGACTTCACCCGCCCCTGGCGCCGCCTCTCGATGGAGGAAGCGGTCCGGGAGTACGCCGGGATCGACATCAACGCGATGAGCCTTGAGGAGCTCCGGGCGTTCGGTCTCGAACGCTGCGTCGAGGGCTGCGAGAGCGCCACGACCCGCGGCGAGTACCTGGTGCTCTTCTTTGAGCACTTCGGCGAGAAGCAGCTCGTCCAGCCGACATTCGTCTACGACTTCCCCGTCGAGAACTCGCCGCTCGCAAAGAAGCACCGCTCAAAGGAAGGGATGACGGAGCGGTTCGAGCTCTTCATCGCCGGGATGGAGATGGCGAACGGTTTCTCGGAGTTGAACGACCCGCTCGACCAGAAGGCGCGGCTCGAACTGCAGGACGCGAAGCGCCAGAGGGGCGACCTCGAGGCGCAGATGGTCGATTACGACTTCATCAACGCGCTCGGCTACGGGATGCCCCCGACGGGCGGCGTCGGGATCGGGATCGACCGGCTCGTGATGCTCCTCACCGGCAAGGACTCCATCAAGGAGGTTCTCCTCTTCCCGCAGATGAGGACCCCCGTCTCCGGCTCGAACGGGTCGGAACCGGAGCAGGACGGCGGCGAGGAGTAA
- a CDS encoding DUF1622 domain-containing protein, translated as MVLETLVGIAGTALGVFGGLFIVYGAAIAIIELLGRETRVRPHSYHEIRWKFTIRILISLEFFVAADILRTILAPTYHELITLGALVAIRTVVSYFLGKEVKELPEERKM; from the coding sequence ATGGTCCTTGAGACGTTGGTCGGGATCGCCGGGACGGCTCTCGGGGTATTCGGCGGACTCTTCATCGTTTACGGGGCGGCTATCGCGATCATCGAGCTCCTGGGCCGGGAGACGCGCGTCAGGCCCCATAGCTACCACGAGATCAGGTGGAAGTTCACCATCCGCATCCTGATCAGCCTTGAGTTCTTTGTCGCCGCCGATATCCTGAGGACGATCCTCGCACCGACATACCATGAACTGATCACGCTCGGAGCGCTCGTCGCCATCAGGACCGTCGTGAGTTACTTCCTCGGAAAAGAGGTGAAGGAACTCCCGGAAGAGAGGAAGATGTGA
- a CDS encoding bis(5'-nucleosyl)-tetraphosphatase, whose translation MAKERSYGAVVVRRDTVLQYLILQYGAGHWDLVKGHGIRGESEEETVLRELEEETGITQAAFIPGFREEIHYFFQRRGRTVYKEVVYYLIETPEEKVTLSDEHIAYRWLPYGEAMEAITFGNSRRVVGRAHEHLAAAGGPMSG comes from the coding sequence ATGGCAAAAGAGCGATCATACGGAGCGGTTGTCGTCCGGCGGGATACGGTTCTCCAGTACCTTATCCTGCAGTACGGGGCCGGACACTGGGACCTGGTGAAGGGGCACGGCATACGCGGCGAGAGCGAAGAGGAGACCGTGCTCCGGGAGCTCGAGGAGGAGACCGGGATCACGCAGGCCGCGTTCATACCCGGCTTCCGTGAGGAGATCCATTACTTCTTCCAGCGCCGGGGGCGGACAGTCTACAAGGAAGTCGTCTACTACCTGATCGAGACCCCTGAAGAGAAGGTGACGCTCTCGGACGAGCATATCGCCTACCGGTGGCTCCCCTACGGTGAGGCAATGGAAGCGATCACGTTTGGAAACTCAAGAAGGGTTGTCGGCAGAGCACATGAGCACCTGGCCGCGGCCGGGGGCCCGATGAGCGGGTGA
- the udg gene encoding type-4 uracil-DNA glycosylase: MEEETGREVAMERLAAVIGECRKCPLWENTHHAVPGDGNIRADLMFIGEAPGEREDLTGRPFVGRAGKLLDSLLAGIGLVRDEVFIANIVKHRPPGNRDPRDEEIRACTPYLEEQIRLIGPKVVVMLGRHSSRYILSFLPVEFNRITEIRGTVYPGLLFGHPVRLIPTLHPAAALYNPAYRKALEEDFTIVRRELTEAGGSARED, translated from the coding sequence ATGGAAGAGGAGACGGGGAGAGAGGTAGCGATGGAGAGGCTCGCCGCGGTCATCGGCGAGTGCCGGAAGTGCCCTCTCTGGGAGAATACCCATCATGCGGTCCCGGGGGACGGGAACATCCGGGCCGACCTCATGTTCATCGGCGAAGCGCCGGGAGAGCGGGAGGATCTCACCGGGAGGCCGTTTGTCGGGCGGGCGGGAAAGCTGCTCGACAGCCTCCTTGCGGGGATCGGCCTTGTCCGGGACGAGGTCTTCATCGCGAACATCGTCAAGCACCGGCCGCCCGGGAACCGCGACCCGCGGGACGAGGAGATCCGGGCCTGTACCCCGTATCTCGAGGAGCAGATCCGGCTGATCGGGCCGAAAGTCGTCGTGATGCTTGGCAGGCACTCGAGCAGGTACATCCTCTCCTTCCTGCCCGTGGAGTTTAACCGGATCACGGAGATCCGCGGGACCGTCTACCCGGGCCTCCTCTTCGGCCACCCGGTCCGCCTCATCCCCACCCTCCACCCCGCCGCCGCGCTCTACAACCCGGCGTATCGAAAAGCCCTGGAGGAGGATTTTACGATCGTCAGGCGCGAACTCACTGAGGCCGGAGGGTCTGCACGAGAGGACTGA
- a CDS encoding sensor histidine kinase, whose protein sequence is MTSARAPVPGTRPFASTLIIAILLIVIPAIGFLSVYDYVQAEARMTSDLATLQSVTEKSIRESITDTDAGLKLFDDSLNLRLQRGLTLFLEEYERAGGDPSQMDLFAIKRELGGDMDLYVINQSGVVEYTTYPPDQGLDFREMPEFYAEITRMRLGDEFFPDRVVYERATGQVRKYAYMPTPDHRYLLEIGLVPGAFVEERNRLRSQQSTQEFVALNPYLESIRVYDTFGNPVGETGEPPDAENRALVTGTVIPGRADYEMRDDRGRQVRYLFIDLKDPDYPSDPSVVVELTYNTALIQSQLDQMLYYRAAVATLAIVLCSGIIFLVARRLTRPIEEIIDDVDVIAQGDLDHTVRTSATREVMRLERSINTMVASLKAGIRRLQDSEETIREYSENLEEQVEERTAELQESTEKANLYLDIMTHDIKNATNTASLYADLLLEELEGEPRNYTEKIQRSLGKSTEIIRNVNTIRQIREETAVLRPIALDPVIRSEIGHHSDVKITYPGSTAVVLADDLIFEIFTNLIGNAAKFGGPAVEIAVGVEDEGEFVLVSVEDTGPGIPDERKRSLFNRFSGGESEKSGRGLGLYICRMLVTRYGGTIRAEDRVEGRPECGAAIRLTLRKAA, encoded by the coding sequence ATGACGAGCGCTCGCGCACCTGTTCCCGGGACCCGACCGTTCGCGTCCACCCTTATTATAGCCATCCTTCTCATCGTCATCCCCGCTATCGGCTTCCTCTCTGTCTATGACTACGTGCAGGCCGAAGCGAGGATGACCTCGGACCTCGCCACCCTGCAGAGCGTCACCGAGAAGAGCATCCGCGAATCGATCACGGATACGGATGCCGGGCTCAAGCTCTTCGACGATTCGCTCAATCTCCGGTTGCAAAGAGGGCTTACGCTCTTTCTTGAAGAGTATGAGCGGGCGGGAGGGGACCCGTCCCAGATGGATCTCTTCGCAATCAAAAGAGAGCTCGGGGGCGATATGGATCTCTACGTCATCAACCAATCTGGGGTCGTCGAGTACACCACCTATCCTCCCGACCAGGGCCTTGACTTCAGAGAGATGCCGGAGTTCTATGCGGAGATCACCCGGATGCGTCTCGGAGACGAATTCTTCCCCGATCGCGTGGTATACGAGCGCGCAACCGGGCAGGTCCGGAAGTATGCCTATATGCCGACGCCGGACCACCGGTACCTTCTCGAGATCGGGCTCGTGCCGGGTGCGTTCGTGGAGGAACGGAACCGGTTGCGCTCACAGCAGAGCACGCAGGAGTTCGTCGCCTTAAACCCGTATCTCGAGTCGATCCGCGTCTACGACACCTTCGGGAACCCTGTCGGAGAGACCGGTGAGCCCCCCGACGCCGAAAACCGGGCACTCGTCACCGGGACCGTCATCCCCGGGAGAGCGGATTACGAGATGCGGGATGATCGCGGAAGGCAGGTCCGGTACCTCTTCATCGATCTGAAAGATCCGGATTACCCCTCGGATCCGAGCGTCGTCGTCGAGCTGACGTACAACACCGCACTCATCCAGAGCCAGCTCGACCAGATGCTCTACTACCGCGCTGCCGTTGCAACCCTCGCGATAGTTCTCTGCAGCGGGATCATCTTCCTCGTAGCCCGCCGCCTCACGCGCCCGATTGAAGAGATCATCGATGACGTCGACGTCATCGCGCAGGGAGACCTCGATCACACCGTCCGGACCTCGGCGACCCGCGAGGTAATGAGGCTCGAGCGGAGCATCAACACGATGGTCGCGAGCCTGAAAGCGGGCATACGGCGCCTCCAGGACTCGGAGGAGACGATCCGGGAGTACAGCGAGAACCTGGAGGAGCAGGTCGAGGAGCGGACGGCGGAGTTGCAGGAGTCGACGGAGAAGGCGAACCTGTACCTGGATATCATGACGCACGATATCAAGAACGCCACCAACACCGCGAGCCTTTATGCGGATCTCCTCCTCGAAGAGCTCGAGGGGGAGCCGCGGAATTATACCGAGAAGATACAGAGGAGTCTTGGAAAGAGCACGGAGATCATCAGGAACGTCAACACCATCAGGCAGATCCGGGAAGAAACCGCGGTCCTTCGACCTATCGCGCTCGACCCCGTCATCCGGTCGGAGATCGGGCACCACTCTGACGTGAAGATCACGTATCCGGGCAGCACGGCAGTTGTCCTTGCTGACGATCTCATCTTTGAGATCTTCACGAACCTGATCGGGAACGCGGCGAAGTTCGGCGGCCCTGCAGTCGAGATCGCCGTCGGGGTGGAGGACGAGGGCGAGTTCGTCCTGGTCTCGGTCGAGGATACCGGGCCCGGCATCCCCGACGAGCGGAAGCGGAGCCTCTTCAACCGTTTCAGCGGGGGCGAGAGCGAAAAAAGCGGCCGGGGTCTTGGCCTCTACATCTGTCGGATGCTTGTCACGCGATACGGCGGGACGATCCGGGCAGAGGATCGGGTGGAAGGCCGGCCGGAATGCGGGGCGGCCATCAGGCTCACGCTCCGGAAGGCCGCCTGA